In Crassostrea angulata isolate pt1a10 chromosome 6, ASM2561291v2, whole genome shotgun sequence, a genomic segment contains:
- the LOC128187876 gene encoding membrane frizzled-related protein-like, which produces MSLTKFLLELAAVYVSLSSCMAHNDNTVYMENYCDKKIKIRTVQNIALSEDVFYPSGWRCQTTVEAPPGHVIWFNFHYFDVGRPSVIYCTDVLRIYDGDTTQSPEISPNKGLCGRLLPRPIATSGNIATFKFKSVVVSTSTGFKLTATVQRKPDSKICSENEFQCLDDICIDKKLKCDQEVNCQDNSDESAQYAGCEGILAKWTDLSTFARVGIIVGTVVGMGLILCLCVTACIYFSPQKRYKRLKD; this is translated from the exons ATGTCTCTTACCAAATTCCTACTGGAATTAGCAGCTGTGTATGTAAGCTTAAGCTCTTGTATGGCACATAACGATAACACAG TTTACATGGAGAACTATTGCGATAAGAAAATAAAGATAAGAACAGTACAAAACATAGCCCTGTCCGAGGACGTATTTTACCCCAGTGGATGGAGATGTCAAACCACGGTGGAAGCGCCCCCTGGTCACGTCATCTGGTTCAACTTCCATTATTTCGACGTAGGAAGACCGTCAGTGATATACTGCACCGATGTACTGAGAATTTATGATG gagataCTACACAGTCTCCTGAAATATCTCCAAACAAGGGTTTGTGTGGACGACTCCTTCCTCGGCCAATAGCTACAAGTGGCAACATTGCAACGTTCAAGTTCAAAAGTGTGGTAGTCAGTACCAGTACTGGATTTAAGTTGACCGCCACGGTCCAGAGAA aACCAGACTCCAAGATTTGTTCAGAAAACGAGTTTCAATGTCTTGATGATATCTGCATCGACAAAAAGCTAAAATGTGACCAGGAAGTCAACTGTCAAGATAACTCGGACGAGTCTGCCCAATATGCTGGTTGTGAAG gaatACTCGCCAAATGGACAGATCTAAGTACTTTTGCTAGAGTTGGAATCATTGTTGGAACAGTTGTTGGAATGGGCTTAATTCTATGTTTATGTGTAACAGCTTGTATTTATTTCTCTCCACAAAAACGATATAAAAGACTAAAAGATTAA